In one window of Helianthus annuus cultivar XRQ/B chromosome 17, HanXRQr2.0-SUNRISE, whole genome shotgun sequence DNA:
- the LOC110912999 gene encoding SH3 domain-containing protein 2, with amino-acid sequence MEAIRKQATKLREQVARQQQAVFKQFGGGGYGGSDNVVTDEAELKLHQKLEKLYISTRAAKHFQRDIVRGVEGYIVTGSKQVEIGTKLSEDSRKYGFENTCTSGSTLSRAAKNFSRARAQMEKERGNLLKSFGTQVAEPLRAMVMGVPLEDARHLAQRYDRMRQEAEAQAVEVSKRQARVREGAGNPDMIMKLEAAESKLQDLKSNMAILGREAASAMAAVEAQQQKMTLQRLISMIESERAYHQKVLEILDHLEGEMVSERERIEAAPPTAPVETPPPPSYEEVNNAFTSPMPNGSNDEVDYFLGEAMYTFRAESDSELGLSTGDYVVVRKVSNNGWAEGECKGKAGWFPLGYIERRERVLASKVTNIF; translated from the exons GCGGTTTTCAAGCAATTTGGTGGTGGGGGCTATGGCGGTTCCGATAACGTCGTCACAGATGAGGCGGAACTTAAACTTCATCAGAAACTTGAAAAACTCTACATTTCTACACGTGCTGCAAAG CATTTTCAAAGGGACATTGTTCGTGGTGTTGAAGGGTACATTGTTACTGGTTCCAAACAAGTTGAAATAG GAACCAAATTGTCTGAAGATAGTAGAAAATACGGCTTTGAGAATACATGCACTAGTGGTAGTACACTATCTAGAGCTGCAAAAAACTTTTCAAGAGCTCGTGCCCAAATGGAGAAAGAACGAGGAAACCTTCTTAAATCGTTTGGGACTCAG GTGGCAGAGCCATTAAGAGCAATGGTGATGGGAGTACCACTCGAAGACGCTCGGCATCTTGCTCAACGTTATGATAGAATGCGACAGGAAGCAGAAGCACAG GCCGTTGAAGTTTCTAAGAGGCAAGCAAGGGTTAGAGAAGGGGCGGGGAATCCCGACATGATTATGAAACTCGAGGCCGCAGAATCGAAATTACAAGATCTGAAATCCAACATGGCGATATTGGGACGCGAAGCTGCATCAGCAATGGCTGCTGTTGAAGCTCAACAACAAAAAATGACGCTACAGAGGTTAATTTCCATG ATCGAATCAGAACGTGCCTACCACCAAAAGGTTCTTGAGATTTTGGATCATCTTGAAGGCGAG ATGGTTTCCGAGAGAGAAAGAATCGAAGCAGCTCCTCCTACTGCACCAGTGGAAACGCCTCCCCCTCCGTCATATGAAGAAGTAAATAATGCCTTTACTTCTCCGatgccaaacgggtcaaatgatgAGGTGGACTACTTTTTAGGAGAG GCGATGTACACATTTCGGGCCGAGTCTGATTCGGAGCTCGGTTTGTCTACCGGTGATTATGTCGTTGTTAGAAAG GTTTCTAATAATGGCTGGGCTGAAGGTGAATGCAAAGGGAAGGCGGGTTGGTTTCCGTTGGGGTACATTGAAAGACGAGAACGTGTGCTTGCTAGCAAGGTAACAAACATCTTTTAG
- the LOC110914652 gene encoding uncharacterized protein LOC110914652 has product MAMKGQILADFLAEVPEDEERELLKWEASEKEEKEKEDEAVWELLTDGASNEEGSGAGITLISPEGIELTYTIRLDFENTNNTAEYEALLAGMRLAQKMKGRHVEASIDSQLVVKQYQGEYEAKDNIMAQYVAKVKETAKAFKTFKLEYIPRGRNRKSDALSKLASVAFDHLAGEVKVEVLTSPSLNTKEVTAIENEQETWMTPVIKFLKDGTLPEGDWATRKVRVKALQYELIDGELYRRSYLGPSLKCVDMEQAEYVIKEMHEGICGMHSGPRTIVTKAMNAGFYWPRMYETASEEIKRCDNCQVHAPMTHRHKHPMIPVSTSWPFQKWAIDISGPFPEGPGGVKYVVVAIDYFTKWIEAKPLAKITGEQMRRFVLDNIICRYGVLKELVSDNGVQFTGRPFKPWCEQMHIQQVFTSVTHAQSIGLVERANQSVIKGMKGRLGRKQKGWLEELPFVLWAYRTTPKGCNVETPFSLTYGTEAVMPAEIGSPTARMRLREEENEQDLRMNLNLLEERREIAAVREAKYKR; this is encoded by the coding sequence ATGGCCATGAAGGGGCAGATACTGGCCGACTTTTTAGCAGAAGTCCCTGAGGATGAAGAGAGGGAACTTTTAAAATGGGAAGCCTcggagaaagaagaaaaagaaaaggaggaCGAGGCTGTGTGGGAGTTACTCACCGACGGGGCCTCTAATGAAGAAGGGAGCGGGGCAGGCATCACACTGATAAGCCCCGAAGGGATTGAACTGACATACACAATAAGACTGGACTTCGAGAACACCAACAACACTGCAGAGTATGAGGCCCTCTTGGCAGGAATGAGGCTGGCACAAAAAATGAAAGGAAGGCATGTGGAAGCTAGCATTGATTCACAACTGGTAGTAAAACAGTACCAAGGAGAGTACGAAGCCAAAGACAACATCATGGCTCAGTACGTGGCGAAAGTAAAGGAAACAGCCAAGGCATTCAAGACTTTCAAATTAGAATACATCCCCCGTGGAAGGAACAGAAAATCTGATGCCCTCAGTAAATTGGCCTCGGTGGCGTTTGACCACCTGGCAGGAGAAGTCAAAGTGGAAGTCCTGACCTCTCCTTCCCTCAACACGAAGGAGGTAACCGCAATAGAGAATGAACAGGAAACATGGATGACGCCGGTCATAAAGTTCCTCAAGGACGGAACATTGCCCGAGGGAGACTGGGCAACCAGAAAGGTAAGGGTCAAGGCCCTGCAGTATGAGTTGATTGATGGGGAGTTGTACCGAAGGTCATACCTAGGTCCATCCCTGAAATGTGTTGATATGGAGCAAGCTGAGTATGTGATCAAGGAAATGCATGAGGGGATTTGTGGAATGCATTCGGGGCCAAGGACGATAGTAACAAAGGCGATGAACGCGGGGTTCTATTGGCCACGAATGTATGAAACGGCATCCGAGGAGATTAAGAGATGTGATAATTGCCAGGTACATGCACCAATGACCCACCGACACAAACACCCCATGATACCAGTCTCAACGTCATGGCCCTTCCAAAAGTGGGCCATCGACATAAGCGGGCCATTCCCGGAAGGTCCAGGTGGGGTCAAGTATGTGGTAGTGGCCAtcgattatttcaccaagtggaTCGAGGCGAAGCCGTTGGCAAAAATAACTGGGGAACAGATGAGGCGGTTTGTATTAGACAACATCATATGCAGATACGGGGTCCTAAAAGAGCTGGTGAGTGATAATGGCGTCCAATTTACTGGAAGACCTTTTAAGCCATGGTGTGAGCAGATGCACATTCAACAAGTGTTCACCTCCGTCACCCACGCCCAAAGTATTGGATTGGTAGAGAGAGCTAACCAAAGTGTCATCAAAGGAATGAAGGGAAGACTCGGGAGAAAACAAAAAGGATGGCTGGAAGAACTACCATTCGTGTTATGGGCATACAGGACCACTCCTAAAGGTTGCAATGTAGAGACTCCTTTCAGCCTAACCTACGGGACAGAAGCTGTCATGCCAGCTGAGATAGGATCCCCAACTGCTCGAATGAGGCTCCGGGAGGAGGAAAATGAGCAAGACCTCAGGATGAACTTGAATCTCTTGGAAGAAAGAAGAGAAATAGCAGCAGTCAGGGAGGCCAAATACAAGAGGTAG